A region from the Onychostoma macrolepis isolate SWU-2019 chromosome 18, ASM1243209v1, whole genome shotgun sequence genome encodes:
- the ompa gene encoding olfactory marker protein a yields MASETELSFSEDQQLAEVMRLRVQSLQQKGQKRQDGERLLLPHESVYRLDFSDQDLSFLRWNVSLRGTGRFTVTGICQLWTPDLTNLMTRQLLEPIGQFWRNAGDPEDSPIKCLEADIQEFGERIAELAKVRKVMYFLFAFKEGATKEKISCSLTFNKNN; encoded by the coding sequence ATGGCTTCAGAAACAGAGCTGAGCTTCAGCGAGGACCAGCAGCTGGCGGAGGTGATGCGTCTGAGGGTGCAGTCGCTGCAGCAGAAGGGTCAGAAGCGGCAGGACGGAGAGCGGCTTCTGCTGCCGCACGAGTCCGTCTACCGGCTGGACTTCAGCGACCAGGACCTGAGCTTCCTCCGCTGGAACGTCAGCCTGCGAGGAACCGGACGCTTCACCGTCACCGGCATCTGCCAGCTCTGGACGCCCGATCTGACCAACCTGATGACCAGGCAGCTGCTGGAGCCTATCGGCCAGTTCTGGAGGAACGCCGGGGATCCCGAGGACTCGCCCATCAAGTGTCTGGAGGCGGATATCCAGGAGTTCGGAGAGAGGATCGCGGAGCTGGCCAAGGTGCGGAAAGTCATGTACTTTCTGTTCGCTTTCAAGGAGGGAGCGACCAAAGAGAAAATCTCCTGCTCTTTGACcttcaacaaaaacaattaa